One Spirosoma oryzicola DNA segment encodes these proteins:
- a CDS encoding lantibiotic dehydratase, with product MKTTLTIGSHDFYLLRNPLCSIDELLAFNDTVNAGDRAAFEERLRSRFADPLFQEAIYVASPELYREFEKWLNQETAAGKDSEQLLLTLYKYYHRMGSRCTPYGLFAGCSVGTLTDEPTAVRFDESARYRKHSRLDMNYVAELAEAICQDPGVKAQLRYFPNTSLYRLGDKLRYVEFRLKNKQRSYFLSSLVRTDYLDTILTAAQQGAYRRDLAQSLVSATITLDEALNFVDDVIASQVLVSELEPTVTGREFYEVLLERLGQFDNCESVTQKLLEIKTLLQDQRDDPHKYISLNKLINSSFTHTNAKDLIQTDLFFQTTRNQINESVTNVLTRDFDKLFVLSSRNANPTLESFKKRFYERYEEQEIPLLLVLDAETGIGYGEVSGSRADHLPLIDDLIFPTNAKKATAAWEKADRFKFEAFKKTIACGRQSLELTDADLAALATTTGEVRIPDSFFLFGSLLANSPEALDQGQFQFSLMSCNGPSAVNLLGRFCHGSESLTRQVKECIAYEEQHNPDAIYAEVVHLPEARIGNILMRPTLRQYEIPYLGTASVEAENVIPLDDLMVSVPYGSRIVLRSKKHNKEVIPRLTSAHNFHRGLAIYKFLCDLQAYGLNSSVFWDWGLLSDQSFLPRVTYKHVILSKAQWRFSLDEMPELADKKTDFFARFQTLRQERQMPRYVTLVEADNELLIDLESQYACQILRDKLRKRRKALLAEFLGTPENCFVSDAAGRYTNELIIPYRKFHTASSRTATKPPQPIPVRRVFAPGSEWLYLKLYAGTKTAERLLTSAIKPLTEQLLTAGVINKWFFIRYRDTDEHLRLRLHSGTDERFYKKAMEAAYDVLQPYLQDGLIYKLQTDTYQREIERYGVGTIALTEDLFFNDSVAIVNVLDMLEGDAGESYRWRLALRGIHMLLEDCQYALPDKHRLITQMRDNFYREFGGGTPLMVQLNDKYRAHSKEIQRFMNPEHDEENGITEAIDMFQVRSVQNQRVVRDIFAVQHSHADALRPDDLMPSYIHMFVNRMFISNQRAHELVIYHYLSKYYESMIARSKAKPVRQVALAQAELIVNS from the coding sequence ATGAAAACAACGCTTACTATCGGTTCACATGATTTTTACCTACTGCGAAATCCGCTTTGCTCAATTGACGAATTGCTGGCCTTCAACGATACCGTCAATGCCGGCGACCGGGCCGCCTTTGAGGAGCGATTGCGCAGTCGCTTTGCCGACCCCCTGTTTCAGGAAGCCATTTACGTCGCTTCGCCGGAGCTGTATCGGGAATTTGAAAAGTGGTTGAATCAGGAAACAGCAGCCGGTAAGGATAGCGAACAGTTATTATTAACGCTTTATAAATATTACCATCGAATGGGAAGCCGCTGTACGCCCTACGGGTTGTTTGCGGGTTGCTCCGTTGGTACACTCACCGATGAACCGACGGCCGTTCGGTTCGACGAATCAGCCCGGTATCGGAAACACTCCCGGCTGGACATGAACTACGTAGCCGAGCTGGCAGAAGCGATCTGCCAGGACCCTGGTGTAAAAGCTCAGCTTCGCTATTTTCCGAATACAAGCCTGTATCGACTGGGCGACAAACTGCGTTACGTCGAGTTTCGATTGAAGAACAAACAGCGGTCCTATTTTTTATCGTCGCTGGTGCGTACGGACTACCTCGATACCATTCTGACGGCTGCCCAGCAGGGCGCTTACCGGCGGGACCTTGCTCAATCGCTGGTGTCGGCAACGATTACACTGGATGAAGCGCTGAACTTTGTGGACGATGTCATTGCCAGCCAGGTGCTGGTCAGCGAACTGGAGCCTACTGTAACCGGTCGGGAGTTTTACGAAGTACTGCTTGAGCGGCTTGGACAGTTTGATAACTGCGAATCCGTAACACAGAAACTGTTGGAAATTAAGACTTTGTTGCAGGATCAACGCGATGATCCACACAAATACATAAGCCTGAATAAACTCATCAACAGCAGCTTTACGCATACCAACGCGAAAGATCTGATTCAGACGGACCTGTTTTTCCAGACTACCCGAAATCAGATAAACGAATCCGTTACCAATGTACTTACCCGCGATTTCGACAAGCTGTTCGTGCTGAGTAGCCGAAACGCCAACCCAACTCTCGAATCGTTCAAGAAGCGGTTTTATGAGCGCTATGAAGAGCAGGAAATACCCTTGCTTCTGGTGCTGGATGCTGAAACTGGAATCGGCTATGGCGAGGTATCCGGTAGCCGGGCCGACCACCTGCCCCTGATCGATGATTTAATCTTTCCAACGAATGCTAAAAAAGCGACAGCTGCCTGGGAAAAAGCCGACCGGTTTAAATTTGAAGCCTTTAAAAAAACCATTGCCTGCGGTCGGCAGAGCCTCGAACTGACCGACGCCGACCTCGCTGCGCTGGCAACTACAACGGGCGAGGTGCGGATTCCAGATAGTTTTTTCCTCTTCGGTAGCTTACTAGCTAACTCGCCCGAAGCGCTGGACCAGGGACAGTTTCAGTTTAGCCTAATGTCGTGCAACGGCCCGTCGGCGGTGAATCTACTCGGTCGGTTCTGCCACGGGAGCGAGTCGCTAACCCGGCAGGTGAAAGAATGCATCGCTTACGAAGAGCAACACAACCCCGATGCGATCTACGCCGAAGTGGTTCATTTGCCAGAAGCCCGCATTGGCAATATTCTAATGCGGCCAACGCTGCGGCAATACGAAATTCCGTATCTGGGAACGGCTTCGGTCGAGGCAGAAAACGTGATTCCGCTCGATGACCTAATGGTGTCAGTACCATACGGTTCCCGGATTGTTCTGCGGTCGAAAAAACACAATAAGGAAGTAATTCCTCGGTTGACGTCGGCACATAATTTTCACCGGGGTCTTGCTATCTATAAGTTTCTGTGTGACCTGCAAGCATATGGTCTGAACAGTAGTGTTTTCTGGGACTGGGGTTTATTAAGCGATCAGTCGTTTCTGCCCCGCGTTACGTACAAGCATGTCATCCTGAGTAAAGCCCAATGGCGGTTCAGTCTGGATGAGATGCCGGAACTCGCGGATAAAAAAACGGACTTTTTTGCTCGCTTTCAGACGCTTCGGCAGGAGCGGCAGATGCCTCGCTACGTAACCCTGGTGGAAGCTGACAATGAGTTACTGATCGATCTGGAAAGTCAGTACGCCTGCCAGATCCTGCGGGATAAACTGCGGAAACGCCGAAAAGCGCTGCTGGCCGAGTTTTTGGGAACACCCGAGAACTGCTTTGTCAGTGATGCGGCCGGCCGTTACACGAACGAGCTGATCATTCCCTACCGTAAGTTTCATACTGCCAGTAGCCGAACGGCTACCAAACCTCCTCAGCCGATTCCGGTACGACGCGTGTTTGCGCCCGGCAGCGAATGGCTATATCTAAAATTGTATGCCGGCACGAAAACCGCCGAGCGGCTGCTGACATCGGCTATAAAGCCGCTGACCGAACAGCTCCTGACGGCGGGTGTGATCAATAAATGGTTTTTTATCCGCTACCGTGATACCGACGAACACCTGCGTCTACGATTGCACAGTGGTACAGATGAACGTTTCTATAAAAAAGCCATGGAAGCGGCCTACGATGTGCTTCAGCCTTATTTGCAGGATGGGCTTATTTATAAGCTGCAAACCGATACGTACCAGCGCGAAATCGAGCGGTATGGCGTGGGAACAATAGCCCTGACCGAGGATCTGTTCTTTAACGACAGTGTTGCAATCGTCAACGTGCTGGATATGCTTGAAGGTGATGCGGGTGAAAGTTATCGCTGGCGGCTTGCCCTACGCGGTATCCATATGCTGCTGGAAGACTGTCAGTATGCGTTACCCGATAAACACCGACTGATCACACAGATGCGCGATAATTTTTACCGCGAATTTGGCGGAGGGACCCCGCTCATGGTTCAGCTGAACGATAAATACCGGGCGCATTCAAAAGAGATTCAACGTTTTATGAATCCCGAACACGACGAAGAAAATGGTATTACTGAAGCGATTGATATGTTCCAGGTTCGGTCGGTGCAAAACCAACGGGTAGTGCGGGATATTTTTGCCGTACAGCACAGCCACGCCGATGCCCTGCGCCCCGACGACCTGATGCCTAGCTACATCCATATGTTTGTCAACCGCATGTTTATCTCCAACCAGCGGGCGCACGAACTGGTGATCTACCATTATCTGAGTAAATACTACGAATCGATGATTGCCCGGAGCAAAGCTAAACCTGTTCGTCAGGTTGCGCTTGCTCAGGCCGAGCTTATCGTTAACTCTTGA
- a CDS encoding class I lanthipeptide, producing the protein MKKKIELGNKLALDKETISRLDEAQLKALVGGATVQSASCNQPAAVEGASDEDDKLEWDSCCNNSCNTKAA; encoded by the coding sequence ATGAAAAAGAAAATTGAACTCGGCAATAAATTAGCATTAGACAAAGAAACCATCTCACGGCTCGACGAAGCTCAACTCAAAGCCTTAGTCGGTGGCGCAACCGTGCAATCTGCTTCCTGTAACCAGCCTGCGGCTGTCGAAGGTGCATCCGACGAAGATGATAAGCTCGAGTGGGATTCATGTTGTAACAACTCCTGCAATACGAAAGCCGCGTAG
- a CDS encoding class I lanthipeptide: protein MKKKIDLGNKLSLDKETISRLDEAQLKALVGGATVQSISCNGGAVAENADDEEVLEAGSCCDNSCNTKAA, encoded by the coding sequence ATGAAAAAGAAAATCGATCTTGGCAACAAGTTGTCACTGGACAAAGAAACCATTTCACGGCTTGACGAAGCCCAACTTAAAGCCTTGGTAGGTGGCGCAACCGTGCAGTCAATCTCCTGTAATGGCGGAGCGGTTGCGGAAAATGCTGACGATGAAGAAGTACTCGAAGCTGGCTCCTGCTGCGATAATTCCTGCAATACTAAAGCTGCATAG
- a CDS encoding class I lanthipeptide yields MKKKIDLIGKLSLDKETVSRLDEAQLKALVGGATVKSISCNGGAANVESDEDETLEVESCCNNSCNGGVAA; encoded by the coding sequence ATGAAAAAGAAAATTGATCTGATCGGCAAACTGTCACTGGACAAAGAAACCGTTTCACGGCTCGACGAAGCCCAACTTAAAGCCTTGGTAGGTGGCGCAACTGTTAAGTCAATCTCCTGTAATGGCGGAGCGGCCAACGTTGAATCGGATGAAGACGAGACGCTGGAAGTAGAATCCTGCTGTAATAATTCCTGCAATGGCGGAGTAGCGGCCTAA
- a CDS encoding class I lanthipeptide, producing the protein MKKFNAFSKLGKLSLDKETILILNEQQLKQVIGGQTNTMQSLSCHANDAAPETMIDQSCCGNTCDRTADY; encoded by the coding sequence ATGAAGAAATTTAACGCATTCAGTAAACTGGGTAAACTATCGCTTGACAAAGAGACGATCCTGATCTTGAATGAGCAGCAGTTGAAACAGGTGATCGGTGGGCAAACGAACACCATGCAAAGCCTTTCCTGCCATGCAAATGACGCAGCCCCAGAGACAATGATTGATCAGAGTTGCTGCGGAAATACCTGCGATCGAACAGCTGACTATTAA
- a CDS encoding class I lanthipeptide translates to MKKKSIKIEQLSLDKETISRLNEKQLGAVAGGQTVPQSLSCNAEMEAELALEFPESCCRDSCKGPNL, encoded by the coding sequence ATGAAAAAGAAATCAATCAAAATTGAACAGTTGAGCCTGGATAAAGAGACGATCTCCCGGCTGAATGAAAAGCAGCTTGGTGCAGTTGCCGGCGGGCAGACGGTTCCACAATCCTTATCCTGTAACGCCGAAATGGAAGCTGAATTAGCCCTGGAGTTTCCGGAGTCGTGCTGCCGTGACAGCTGCAAAGGACCTAACTTGTAG
- a CDS encoding class I lanthipeptide: protein MKKKPVKIDQLDLDKETISRLSDNQLMQIEGGEERQTLSCAGRDEAAEIVTQSCCYLTCNDTN, encoded by the coding sequence ATGAAAAAAAAGCCCGTTAAGATCGATCAACTAGATTTAGACAAGGAAACCATCTCGCGACTCAGTGACAACCAGCTTATGCAGATTGAAGGTGGCGAAGAACGCCAGACCCTTTCCTGTGCGGGGCGTGATGAAGCCGCGGAAATCGTTACGCAGTCCTGCTGTTACTTAACTTGTAATGATACAAACTGA
- a CDS encoding peptidase domain-containing ABC transporter, giving the protein MLFPHYRQLDAMDCGPTCLRMISRFYGRTYTLNTLRNFTKYSRDGVSLLGISKAAESIGFRTMGTVLSIDKLVTEEIPLPCIAHWDQNHFVVVHKVKKDKIFVADPGRSLITYKQQEFAQHWTSTQKNGVGQGVVLLLEPTPRFYEQDGESETRLGLQKLYSYLLSYKKLLLQLLVGLIVGSLLQLIFPFLTKSIVDVGINTHNLSFIYLVLGGQLMLALGQTSLDFIRGWILLHISTRIRLAILSDFLVKLMRLPLSFFDTKMTGDIMQRMSDHNRIEAFLTNTTLNTLFSLVNLLVFGGVLLAYSVPIFAVFIIGSLLYAAWVVIFLRYRKKLDYKRFAISTQNQNQIMQLVSGIHEIKLNDCGTQKIWEWERVQARFLRLNTQSLALNQNQQVGAFFINQGKNIVVIFLAAKAVLQGQLSLGEMLAVQYIIGQLNSPIEQLIQLMQVTQDAKLSMDRLNDIHMVPDEEPDGKPLMHYLPERQDIILRNVSFAYPGAGNVPVLKHINLTIPEGRTTAIVGTSGSGKTTVLKLLLRMYEPDGGEIRVGEQHFGSISHQFWRRKCGVVMQEGFIFSDTIARNIAIGDESIDHLRLAHAIKVANLQQFIEDAPLGYNVKIGAEGNGISQGQKQRILIARSVYKQPDYIFFDEATSALDANNEKVIMGNLEQFFQGRTVVVVAHRLSTVRHADKIVVLHRGEVVEEGTHEELVGNRAHYYELVKNQLELGN; this is encoded by the coding sequence ATGCTGTTTCCTCACTACCGGCAACTTGATGCCATGGATTGCGGGCCGACCTGCCTTCGGATGATCTCACGGTTTTACGGCCGAACCTACACGCTAAATACCCTGCGTAACTTCACCAAATACAGCCGGGACGGAGTATCACTGCTCGGCATTAGTAAAGCGGCTGAGAGCATTGGTTTCCGAACCATGGGTACTGTACTCTCCATCGATAAGCTTGTTACCGAGGAGATACCATTACCTTGCATTGCGCACTGGGACCAGAACCATTTTGTGGTGGTGCACAAAGTCAAAAAAGATAAAATCTTCGTTGCTGATCCAGGTCGCTCGCTTATTACGTACAAGCAGCAGGAATTTGCTCAGCATTGGACTAGCACGCAGAAAAACGGCGTTGGACAGGGCGTCGTGCTACTGCTCGAACCGACGCCCCGGTTCTACGAACAGGACGGCGAATCGGAAACCAGGCTGGGCTTACAGAAGTTGTACAGCTATCTTCTGAGCTACAAAAAGCTGCTGCTCCAATTGCTGGTTGGACTCATTGTGGGGAGTTTACTGCAACTGATCTTTCCTTTCCTGACCAAATCAATCGTCGATGTCGGGATCAACACGCATAACCTGAGCTTTATTTATTTGGTGCTTGGGGGACAGCTAATGCTAGCGCTGGGGCAAACCTCCCTGGATTTTATCCGGGGCTGGATTCTACTTCATATCAGTACTCGAATACGACTGGCGATTCTGTCGGATTTTCTGGTCAAGCTCATGCGATTGCCGCTGTCGTTTTTCGACACCAAAATGACCGGCGACATTATGCAGCGCATGAGCGACCACAACCGCATTGAAGCCTTCCTGACGAATACCACGTTGAATACCCTGTTTTCGCTAGTTAACTTACTTGTCTTCGGCGGAGTGTTACTAGCGTACAGCGTGCCCATTTTCGCTGTATTCATCATCGGAAGTTTATTATACGCAGCCTGGGTCGTCATTTTCCTGCGGTACCGGAAAAAGCTAGACTACAAGCGGTTTGCGATCTCGACGCAGAACCAGAATCAAATTATGCAGCTTGTGAGTGGCATTCACGAAATCAAGCTCAATGATTGCGGGACCCAGAAAATATGGGAATGGGAGCGAGTTCAGGCCCGGTTCCTCCGACTTAATACACAGAGTCTGGCCCTGAATCAGAACCAACAGGTAGGGGCATTTTTTATAAACCAGGGTAAGAACATTGTCGTCATCTTTCTGGCTGCTAAAGCCGTTCTGCAGGGGCAACTGAGCCTGGGCGAAATGCTGGCGGTCCAGTACATCATCGGGCAGTTGAACTCGCCCATTGAGCAGCTCATCCAGTTGATGCAAGTCACGCAGGATGCTAAGCTAAGCATGGATCGTCTGAACGATATCCACATGGTGCCCGATGAAGAGCCCGACGGCAAACCGCTGATGCATTACTTGCCCGAACGACAGGATATCATCCTGCGAAATGTGTCTTTCGCCTATCCGGGTGCGGGTAATGTGCCGGTTCTGAAACATATTAACCTTACCATTCCGGAGGGACGTACCACCGCCATTGTGGGCACGAGCGGAAGCGGTAAAACGACTGTTCTTAAACTGCTGTTGCGGATGTACGAACCCGACGGGGGCGAAATTCGGGTAGGCGAGCAGCATTTCGGCTCGATCAGCCACCAGTTCTGGCGTCGGAAGTGCGGAGTCGTTATGCAGGAAGGCTTTATTTTCTCCGATACCATAGCCCGCAACATCGCTATCGGTGACGAAAGTATTGACCATTTACGACTGGCACACGCCATCAAAGTGGCTAACTTACAGCAGTTTATCGAAGATGCGCCACTTGGTTACAACGTAAAAATCGGTGCCGAAGGTAATGGTATTAGCCAGGGGCAGAAGCAACGCATTCTGATTGCTCGTTCGGTCTATAAACAGCCAGACTACATCTTCTTCGACGAAGCTACGAGCGCACTGGACGCCAATAACGAGAAAGTTATTATGGGTAATCTGGAGCAGTTTTTTCAGGGACGGACCGTCGTTGTGGTTGCACACCGACTCAGTACCGTTCGCCATGCCGACAAGATTGTGGTGCTGCACCGGGGCGAAGTCGTTGAAGAAGGTACCCATGAGGAACTGGTCGGGAACCGGGCTCACTACTACGAACTCGTCAAAAATCAACTCGAGCTAGGAAACTAA
- a CDS encoding LLM class flavin-dependent oxidoreductase — MEPIRVGLLDFGLRHSKLNSLRVIEDLVEYANYADQLGFSRFWIAEHHVPQVRSAWSNPQALVPLLAGMTQRIKVGVAGILLSLHTPYHVASSFKLLANLFPGRIDLGVANGVVSETVAQYSIQQSNQTLRGIFDDKLTELVHYLHDEEELFQNGKGVIIPPYKGLVPAVWTLGVSYGSLNRALSLKTNFARSIFHNGSDMTYEKEKLQAFREEYYQRHKVQPQITLAVAGCCHQTSQKARRIANALNKKASVGRGDVFGSPAKFYDEVMTLRERYGIDEVIFMSAALQPKDRMVGLELISDTFKLNAN; from the coding sequence ATGGAACCAATTCGCGTAGGCTTACTGGACTTTGGCCTTCGACATAGTAAACTTAATAGTCTCCGGGTCATCGAAGACCTGGTCGAATACGCGAATTACGCGGACCAGTTGGGCTTTAGCCGGTTCTGGATTGCTGAACACCACGTTCCGCAGGTGCGTTCGGCCTGGTCGAATCCGCAGGCATTGGTTCCGCTGCTGGCGGGCATGACCCAGCGGATTAAAGTGGGTGTAGCCGGTATTCTGCTCAGCCTCCATACGCCTTATCACGTTGCCAGTTCGTTTAAACTGTTGGCCAATCTTTTTCCCGGTCGAATCGATCTGGGCGTCGCCAACGGCGTAGTGAGCGAAACTGTAGCGCAGTACTCTATTCAGCAGAGCAACCAGACGCTACGCGGTATATTCGACGATAAACTGACTGAACTGGTTCATTATCTGCACGATGAAGAAGAATTGTTCCAGAACGGTAAAGGTGTGATTATACCGCCCTACAAAGGGTTGGTGCCAGCGGTCTGGACGCTGGGCGTTTCGTACGGTAGTCTGAACCGGGCGCTTAGTCTGAAAACGAACTTTGCCCGGTCTATTTTCCACAATGGCTCCGATATGACCTACGAAAAAGAAAAATTACAGGCATTTCGGGAAGAATATTACCAACGACACAAGGTGCAGCCGCAAATCACATTGGCTGTGGCAGGCTGCTGTCATCAGACATCGCAGAAAGCCCGGCGGATTGCTAATGCGCTGAATAAAAAAGCATCGGTAGGGAGAGGGGATGTATTTGGCAGCCCGGCAAAATTCTACGACGAAGTGATGACTCTGCGTGAGCGCTATGGCATCGACGAAGTCATTTTTATGAGTGCAGCTCTGCAACCCAAAGACCGCATGGTAGGGCTCGAACTAATCAGTGATACGTTTAAGCTGAACGCCAATTAA
- a CDS encoding lanthionine synthetase LanC family protein, with translation MIAPERTSMVVEKIAIERKLAQLRYQIETSVPKNDTLLSGRIGRMVYYFYLFRYYQDELFGERAVAILEEIVSNIQEKTSPYLLKYPFSFGLSGFGYVMSLLIEEGIIDIDFEDQLVEFDELIYQGALPELAKGNTDYLHGGMGAVLYLTRRLKNPAVRPYLETMVSILDQLAIRDERGLRFPNTHIARMNQSDNINLGLAHGLCGILLILMRIHEQGIAQPLIETMVSEGIRYLMSFRTPPDPQQGKYSQFPLTIDENSPLDSPENSKEYGARLGWCYGDLNEMMLLYQAGKRMHRPDWTALADDIGAVVIKRHSPRETIIRDSHFCHGTAGVSQYYKRFYDLTGQTVYLEAYRHWIAKTVDFLEEELTSPVYASHAGELLEGFVGSSLVLLSSVSDEDYAWDRIFLLS, from the coding sequence ATGATTGCCCCTGAGCGTACTTCCATGGTTGTTGAGAAAATCGCAATTGAGCGAAAACTGGCCCAACTCCGCTACCAGATCGAAACGTCGGTACCCAAAAACGATACACTGTTGTCGGGGCGCATTGGGCGGATGGTCTATTATTTCTACCTGTTCCGCTATTACCAGGATGAACTTTTTGGCGAACGGGCCGTGGCGATTCTGGAAGAAATCGTGTCGAACATTCAGGAAAAAACCTCCCCGTATCTACTCAAATACCCATTTTCGTTCGGGCTTTCGGGTTTCGGCTATGTAATGTCGTTGCTGATCGAAGAAGGCATTATCGATATTGACTTCGAAGATCAACTGGTCGAATTCGACGAACTGATTTACCAGGGGGCCTTACCCGAGTTGGCCAAAGGTAATACTGATTACCTGCATGGCGGCATGGGCGCGGTGCTGTATCTGACTCGTCGGCTGAAAAACCCGGCGGTTCGGCCTTACCTGGAGACGATGGTAAGCATTCTTGATCAACTGGCGATTCGCGACGAGCGGGGCCTGCGTTTTCCGAACACACATATTGCGCGCATGAACCAGTCCGATAACATAAATCTAGGTCTGGCACATGGTTTATGTGGTATCCTGCTGATTCTGATGCGAATACACGAGCAGGGCATTGCTCAGCCACTGATCGAAACGATGGTTAGTGAGGGCATTCGGTACCTGATGAGTTTCCGCACACCACCTGATCCACAGCAAGGAAAATATTCGCAGTTCCCGTTGACCATTGATGAAAACAGCCCCCTGGATTCGCCCGAAAACAGTAAAGAATATGGCGCCCGTTTAGGTTGGTGTTACGGGGATCTAAACGAGATGATGCTGCTCTATCAGGCGGGTAAACGGATGCATCGACCCGACTGGACGGCACTTGCCGATGATATCGGGGCTGTAGTCATTAAGCGGCACTCACCGCGCGAAACCATCATTCGGGATAGTCATTTTTGTCACGGCACTGCCGGAGTGTCTCAGTATTATAAACGATTTTATGATTTGACGGGCCAGACCGTCTATCTTGAGGCCTACCGGCACTGGATCGCCAAAACTGTAGATTTTCTCGAAGAGGAATTGACCAGTCCTGTCTATGCCAGCCACGCAGGCGAACTGCTTGAAGGATTTGTTGGCTCGTCGCTCGTGTTGCTCTCGTCGGTAAGCGACGAAGACTATGCCTGGGATCGTATTTTTCTGCTCTCCTAG
- a CDS encoding lanthionine synthetase LanC family protein produces MGAFIETDVTTTIHRIADCLALPTNQLTAFGYTNGLLGKVLFWAYYADFAGDETANKHAQTLLTEAIHRVTQPYLGRNYPKELAELGIFLEYARANNVIEIETNELLSGSDFLLTNVMKSALERRDFDPYTGALGPGFYFLSRVASQDSVRQSIADLVVGLRAIAVTDQVGHLFWPSKLFGDDRIYLGLSHGSAALILFLCRAVELGIQADLAADTIRRAVGFLFVQKQNYQQVGSYFPDILSEKPERSRLGLCYGDMGTGYSLLRAAQVLKDTLIEEEALEVLTFSATRRTTTESGIRDAGILYGASGTALIFDKVYELTGQPEFDEAARYWYERITDFATYDNTTAGFQGVFNQHFSHTNTSFIEGIAGIGATLMKYSQRDNYSFDELIWLL; encoded by the coding sequence ATGGGAGCTTTCATCGAAACAGATGTAACCACCACCATACATCGGATTGCGGACTGCCTTGCTCTGCCAACCAACCAGTTAACGGCCTTCGGGTATACCAATGGATTGCTGGGTAAGGTTCTATTCTGGGCATATTACGCCGATTTTGCCGGGGACGAAACCGCGAATAAGCATGCCCAAACGCTGCTGACGGAGGCTATCCACCGCGTAACACAGCCTTATCTGGGACGTAACTATCCCAAAGAGCTGGCAGAACTTGGCATTTTCTTGGAATATGCCCGGGCTAACAACGTCATTGAGATAGAAACCAATGAGTTACTGAGTGGATCAGATTTCCTGTTGACCAATGTTATGAAGAGTGCGCTCGAACGGCGGGACTTCGATCCGTACACCGGCGCATTGGGGCCAGGGTTTTACTTTCTGAGCCGGGTAGCTTCACAGGATTCGGTACGTCAGTCGATCGCTGACCTGGTGGTTGGGTTGCGCGCGATTGCCGTAACAGATCAAGTCGGCCATCTGTTCTGGCCGTCTAAACTGTTCGGGGATGATCGCATCTATCTCGGTCTTTCGCATGGTTCGGCTGCCCTGATTTTATTTTTGTGTCGTGCCGTCGAACTTGGTATTCAGGCCGATTTGGCTGCCGACACCATTCGTCGGGCTGTGGGCTTCCTGTTCGTGCAGAAGCAGAATTACCAGCAGGTAGGGTCATACTTCCCAGATATTCTGAGTGAAAAACCGGAGCGGTCGCGATTGGGATTGTGCTACGGCGATATGGGTACGGGCTACAGTTTGCTGCGGGCTGCTCAGGTATTGAAGGACACGCTGATCGAAGAGGAAGCACTGGAAGTGCTGACCTTTTCAGCGACCCGGCGCACAACCACCGAAAGCGGCATTCGGGATGCTGGCATTCTGTACGGCGCGTCGGGAACGGCGCTGATCTTCGACAAAGTCTACGAGCTGACCGGTCAGCCGGAGTTTGATGAAGCTGCCCGGTACTGGTATGAGCGAATTACTGACTTTGCTACGTACGACAACACGACGGCTGGTTTTCAGGGTGTTTTCAACCAGCATTTTTCTCATACAAACACTTCGTTTATTGAAGGAATTGCGGGCATCGGTGCTACCCTGATGAAATACAGCCAACGTGATAATTATTCTTTTGACGAATTAATCTGGTTATTATGA